The stretch of DNA CTGATGAGCTGAAGAATGCATCTCAAAATCTAGCGGGTGGTTTACAGTATCACGACCGTAAAAGGGTGATACGAAACCGATATTTTCTTGACCTTGCAAGACCTTAGAGGATCTAACTGACTCCTCAAAGTCCAAAAACCCAGCCCCTCCTACTACAATAAAACAAGGATGCATAAATTAGATATATGAAGAATAACTGAAGCTTAATACATACACAAAAATGATTCGCAAGACTTGTACCGATTAAGGGATTGCTGGGCGGGTTTGACTGCAGACTTGTCCGCATTTTCTTCAATCTCGGGGAAGACTGAATGCTCAAAGGCGGGAGAGAAACAGAAGGATCGATCTCCCATGGAGAAATTCGCTCTTGATGACTATTCCCAATGTCTTCATCCCACCTAACCTGTCACACATTACCAATAGGAAATTGCTACTAAGGATTGTTATTCTGCTCAATAATGTAAACATATAAGATTTTTGCCCTGTAAGGTGCCAAGCAGATAGTTGGGACTTCAATCCATATCTTTATGCTCTTGATACACGCGTCTAAAATATACACCAAAACATTACACGGTCTGTTTTTTTTAAGACAACAGCCTCGGTTTAGATAAATAATTCGTCTATAAAATTGACATGTAATGTTTTAGGTGTATATTTTGAGTGCAGATATCATTTTTTGATTACGAATTATACATGTGGACTGTGGATAAATAAGAATTGAATAGTTATCATGATAAAGGGTTGCACAAGATGGAGAGATGTTTCGGTGGATATTTTGAGTCCACATATCATTTTTCGATTACAAATTATGCATGGATAAATGAGACTAGAATAGTTTATCATAGGCtgcagaaagagagagagagagagatacaaacaaaacaattaaaagaggcaaaaggGAAGTACAGAAAACAATTCTCATTCATATAAAGAAGAATATGGAAAAGACTATATATACCATCAAGCATCTCCATTTTGAATTTGCCCATCTATAGGGATCCAAGTCACAAATACCAGTCACTACACCGCTACATCTGCAAGAACACAAAAACCCAAGTTGTATTATCCGAACATATAATCTACTCAAACAAGATCAGCTCATCTTTTACTAAACAAAACAATTCACTACACTACAAGACCTTCTTTCTGGTGAATCTTCCATGTCAAATCTTGTTTTGAATCTAGTCCCGATCGCCACTGGATTTGTGACGCTCTTCACAAACTTTTGGTAAGGAATGACAAATTCTGCATGAGTTGCCCTGCATTTGATCATTCGAAAACAGATTGTTACTATTTTATTTCACAAGATCATGGATTTGAtcacttttacaaaatataatggAATCAGACTAAACttgatttatttaataataacaaatcataactGTTTTAGAGAATAAAGTATCACAaaatgtattagtattattttccCTAATAGTAATTAGTGAAAAAGAGACCTTTGTTTTGGTAATATCACTTTAGAAAATgatctttttatttaatataattctTTACAAAGTAGCTTTCCAATgtaataactctttttttttcttttgtgatttttttaaatACCCCTAAAGTTGATAAAAATATCATTACAGCCcccacaaaatataaaaatttaaagcttATTATCCTTAATAAAGCTCCTAGATAGGGTGTCAAGTGTGTTGGAAAGTACTTTTACaaagaattattaaaaaaaacaaaaggcaTTTCGTAAAGTGACatttaaaaaagaatattttgtCAAACACCCCAAAATTAACTCACTTTTAGTAGCAAAAACCTATTTCTTCCCACCGAAAATTTAATCGGTACATTTTTACTTTCGAATACTTTCTATGCTAGTGTAACATTTCTTAGTATCTTTCCTTTACCATATTGAACATGAACCTCACATTTTCTATCAACCTAGGAGACATCTCTAGTTTAAAAAACTATGTCAAATTCAATCGAGTGCGAATTATGGTAAAAGCAAAttcatcttccttttacaaagACGATGACTACTAATCATACCTTGGACTGTAGAAAACATGAAACATGCTCTTGGTGGAGACTGCATTAGCCACTAGTGAAAGAACATTAGGATAAGAATTCTGGTTGCGAACAATTGAATCAGGAAGACCATTCCTCGGCCGAACAGATCTCCTAATTCCCAATCTTAGCTCTCCATTTTCACCCCTACACAAACCGTAATAAATGAGAAAGAAACTCAAAAGGCTCTGATGGCGAAAAGGATAGAAAATATCGCCATTTACAACCAAAAAATATGGTTGTTTCTTTTTTACATGAGTCATGACAAGAACTTTTGTTGCTTTCCTCTTAAATGTACACACAAGAAGAACAAAAACACTATTATTCCTACTTGACTACTTGACAAGAACATGTGTACAAAAATGCTCAagaaattaagattttttttcgaaaattcctTCTTTTTCGGTTGAATCTTACAATGTATAGAATGGGACCAAGCCTACAATTCAAACAACATAATAATGGTACTAGAGTGTTACTATTTACCTCAGAAAGAGCACTGCATCCCCTGAAACTAGATTCTTTTGATTCACGAAAATACTCCATCCAGTAGTCAGTAGATGTCTCCTAGGCTGACCTGACAAGCAAATGTATACCGAAATTTCAGCATTCCTTACAACAATCAAACCTTTCAACAGAATTTGTATAGAACTTACCTCTATAAATATGTCGAAATCTCCACTCTACCCCGTGCAGATCTTTCGCGACAAGTTCTTGGGAGGGCCTTCTCTGCTTATAATCCTTTGAAAAAAGAACACAAAAAAGATATAGTTTATTTATGCCAATAGTTAAAACTAGAACCACCAATGAAACTAACATAAAAACACACCAGTGGAGGAAAACAGTCCTCTGCAGCTCTTCGAGGAACCGAGAACCCGCCATGTGTACTGGTATCAGAAGCTGTTAGAGTCTTGCAAAACATATGAGGGGTTGATTTAGTAGGTGACCCTGCAATGCCCTCATCTCCTCCCAACTCTTCAACCTCTTTCCCTTCTTGTTTCACTCCTACCAACTATATAATAACAACACATTCATACTCATCATCATTAATCATCTTCAATaaagtaatattattattattcaaagtCCAAAAACAGTAAGAACCAAATGAAGACAAACAGAATATAATATCAGAGTTTTCAGTAATCAAGAATTCAGAATCATTACCTCAGGTTGAGGAAGCAAAGTGACATGAGTATACACCTCATCATTCTCCTTATTAGCCTGTTTTTTCATTAAACAAAACAACAAAGTTAGACCTCAGATAAATAAGATTTTCTATTATgggaaaaaaagagagaagaaattgaagaaaaccCAATACTCACAAGTAGTTGAACATTGATAACTTTGCAGAAGATCTGTGGTTTGAGGTCAAAAGTGGGCAAATCCAAAGATGAAAAAGGAGCAACCTGTTCTAAGTGGCCTTGTGGGAAATACACAACTACATTCCCTTTCTTAGGTAGTGAAGTGAGAGGACCAGCACAGGCATGCCATAGCTCCAAATAGATTGAAGAAGTTACAGGAGCTGAAGATGAATTGGAAGAACATGAAGAAGTTGAAGATGACAAACAACAAACACAACTGCTACTACCCTTTTCACAATCTCCATTACATAATGTATTTTTCTCCACCTCAGCCACTACATGGTTCAGATCAATTTCCATGAACAAATACCCTTATGAAATACAACAATAGCAACAACCAACCaaccaaacaaacaaacaaaccacCCCTTCTCAACAaccaaagaaaaaaagaaaagaaaacaagtGGGGTTTTAGAGTAATCAAGTGTGGAACAAGAATACCCAAAAAGCTAAAACCTTGGTGAGAAAAACCATATTTTGAGGAGTACCCATGAAGCTaaatgagaagaaaaagaagaagaagtggtagtAGTAGTTGTTGTGAGCAAATGAGAAGAtagaaaaacaacaaaaaaaacatgTTTGGAAAAAAGTGAGAGGTGAGATGAGATGCCTCTATGGCCAAgaagaaactaaaaaaatacaaaaaaagatTTAAATAAAGAAAGGAACTTTGATTGAAAAAAGAAGAGAGggtatcaaataataataactaaGAAATTCAAAGTATGATTCCTCCCCCATTTGCAGGTACTGAATAGAGGGAGCAGAAACAACAGACACAGACAATTGCATAGGAAGCACAGGAAAACAAAAaagccaaaataaataaataaaaaaataataattaaaataaagccAATGCCTTTTAGACTCAGACAGTTAGTGAgagaaaataaaactaaaaataaaagagagagagagactgtGTTAAGTGGGGGGGACAGGCTAAGACAGTACATAACCCACACTTCCCCACtcattttcttctctctttctctctgctTTGCCAATTGCCATTGCTttatcttttttccttttttaaaatttactataaatttattataatattttcaatttactGTTCTGGGTAGAGGTGAGATGAGGGTGAGACCCTCCACCAAGACAAAAAGaagagatttttaattttatttttcattcaatgcaataaagaaacaaacttTATTATAATTCCTATCATcacaaaactcatttcaatttaaaaatctgagcccaataaaataaaataaaatagttgtattgttattattattatggctTTATGTATAGGTATTAGAAAAAAAGATGTTATCTTTTTCAGTTATTTGTACGGTAAAGACTAAAGATATAAATAAATGTATCATATGttatatgaaatgagatgaGACAGAGAAGAGACAGAggggtttttaatttttttttttaatttttttattattattattattattactatgaaaaaaagaaaaagagaaaataaacaaaaatagtaAAGTGAGAAAGAGAGTGAGAGATGGAGTTGTCAATGTAGATGGGTAATGTTGGGGGGACCCTATAGCCTGGGGGAGTTTTGGCAGCAACTATGGTGGGCGTGTTATTGTTAGTTGTTAGGACTCTGTTTTGTGACTGAGATTAGGATTGGGATTGAGATGGATGGAGTCTCTCTTTCTCTATTTTGTGTTTATCACCTTTCCCCTCGAATTTTACGCGATTCTTTTTTCGGAGACTTATTAGAATTACTTATGAATTTATGATGTTGATATTCGCAGTCAGTGTAGGACTTTTCTTTGATTCTATTAGTATGCTTTGTTAAATTATGGGTTGTTAAATTTTCAATGCGAACTATatgggacaaaactgctcctgaaatttagacaataaagctataacgtcTCAAAATAACACCCCAACACATTAAAAAACACCTTCCATTATTAATAGTTGTTGCTAAGAGCTAAGAGCACTCGCAACAACTTCTTTAAAATAGaaaagctttgaaaattttaaagaaCTGTATTAAAAACACGTTATAGTAGATGCtctaaactctttctttaatcaaaatacattattaatgtTCTACATTTATAGAATATTATTCACtactctaaatatattttattaattattttggatatgtgtatatattaatattatatatttgaaatgaataaaatataatacaatttttaaaaagttggtgatgtattttaaaaaagcTGATGTAATGTGTAATATAAAAGTGTgctgtaaaataataataaaaaaagataatattttagtgatgtattttaaagaatataataaaaaaattgttggaAGTGCTCTAAAAATGGACAAAAAAATATTACTCTATCAAATAAGTTATTTTAGCTAAAAGATTTAGCTATAGACTAATTCTTAAAGCACTTAAAGCACTCGCATCAGCTTCTCtactttatcttttaaaatatcttaccAAAACTTTGGTTTCTCTATTTTATTCTTATCACCTTTCGCCTCGAATGTTATGCGATTCCTTTTCGAGGACTTATTTAGAGCACATGTAATAGAGTAATTaaaatagttaataattaaattatttaactaatagctaaaaatagatataaaaaatgTCACTCTATCAAATGAGTTATTTTAGCTAAAATATTTAGCTCATGAATAGTTCTTAGAGCACTTACATCAACTTCTCtactctattttttaaaaatcttaCCAAAACTTTGGTTTCTCTATTTTGTAGTatattagtatcatttttataattttttgtagtatattagtatcatttttataattttttgtagtatattagtatcatttttttactatattatatttttttgtgtttaTCACTTTTTCCTTCAAATTTTATGCGATCCTTTTTTCAGGACTTATTTAGAGCACTCACAACAATTTCTCTAAAATAGAGAAACtttaaaaagaatttaaagAACTGTACAAATGCGCTAGAGCAGATGCTCTAAActcctttatttttttaagtatattttatctatttttttaagtatattttatcCATTTACACATATCTCCatataaaaagtaaaattaaaattataaaacaattaatataatatatttaaaatcatGAATATTATTCTATAAATGTAATGCTTGAATAGTAAATTTTAAAGAAGCTTTAAATTAAAGGAGTTTAGAGCATCTGATGTAACGTGCTTTTAGTTTAATTCAGGGCCGGCCCAAGCATTGGGCAGCTTGGGCCATTGCACAAGGCCCCCATTTTTTTaaggcccatttttttttttttaaaaaaaaggcctattttttttttcttttttttcctattatttatacataaataaaaaaaaattaattgaaaatctatgaagcaatttttttttttaaaaaaagctaCTAACAAAATTGTAGTTTTAATGtacatggttttttttttttttctaaagggcccaattttaaaatttcgcaCAAGGCCCCCAAAATGCTTGGGCCGGCCCTGGTTtaattctttaaattttttaaagattCTCAACTATAGAGCATCTGATGTGAGTACTCTTAGCTATTTTTACATGTTGTTTGTCTTAATGAATAGTGCTCAGTGAATTTTAAAGAAGctttaaaatagagaagaaGTTTAGAGCATCTGATATAGTGTGTTTTTAGTTTagttctttaaatattttagagaatctCTATGTTAAAGCATATGATGTGAAAAGGTAAATTATTTAGCTAGGagataaaaatgataaaaaatgtTGTTTCGCCAAATGAAGTAATCAACAACAAACAAGCTAAGAAGTAGAATGCAACTATGAATTTAGAGATGGTATCATTGAAGAAAAACAGGACTTGAATTGTAGTTCTTAAGCTTGGAGAACATGTAGTAATTGGTTGCAAAtagattttttgaattaaagaATGCATGACAGATGATGAACCAAAGATGTACAAAGCATGACTGGTAGTTCAAGGCTACACTTAAGTGGAAGGTGTAgattatttagaaatattctcTACAGTGGTAAAAATGTAAACTATCAGAATGATGCTGGCTTTAGTTGTTCAATATGACTGGAATATCAGTAGTGTTTCATCTGGCGAAGTATTCTTGAAGCTAAAGATCTAGTACATTCTTGTGCTTAAAGAACAATCGCTAATAGGGAAAATGTATCCATTCTTGCAATTAGGGCTGCACATTTGGACCCGCACACCCGAAAAACCCGAGTACCCGCCCCGACCCGATGCCAAAAAAACTGACCCTCGGAAAACCCGTATAGTCGGGTCGGGTTGTACCCGAAAATTACTGTTACGggtttcgggttcgggtcacATATTACATGTTTTCGGTGGTCGGGTTAGAACCCGCAACCcgaaaatgataaaaattaaaaactgtgggttttttttttattaaaaaattaatacattaataataaataatatctgACTCTTGCTATTCATATTctaaatgactcctttcgtatTCCACCCACCACCAGACTTCATTATTCAACAAACTATTCAATATGGCTGCTGCACGTGCACATTCATTAATTATCATTTCCAATTTTCCATAGGAATGTACATTTGTAATTGTAATATCACACACACAGTCACCACACGACACACACACACGTGCACATTCATTAATTATCATTTCCAATTTTCCAaccaatgttaaaaaaaaatggtattcttaaaaataaaattgtatttCGGCCCATAAACTAAAAATTCGGGCTCAGCCCagtaggacccgaacccgagtaCACCCAACTCGAACATAACCGACCCGAACCCGATACACCCGTAAACCCGAACACCGGGTTCGGTTGTAGATTTACAATACCCGATACCCGAAAACCCGAATCCGATGGCCCGAAAACCCGAAAATCCGACCCGTGTGCACCCCTACGTGCAAATCCTTGGCTTCCACGTAGTTCTAACAGCTATGTCGTTACAAGGCACCCTGCTCTTATGAACAAATCGGTCAGATGCCTCTTTCAAGTCGACACTTGCGCTTGGAATGAGAATGTTGTGATAGACTTGTTTGTTTTATGTGATCAGGACCTTATTTTGTCCATTCAGCTTAGTGATTCGGCCGTAAATGATGGTTGGAACTGGAGACTAAAGACTTGTGGGAATTATTCGGTTAAAAGTGCCTATAAATTTTTGCAAGAATCTAAAAGTGCTTGGTGCTGTGATGCCAATACTAATTGTTGGAAGCGCCTTTGGTCGTTACAAATACCTCATAAGATCATTAACTTTTTATGGAGGGCTGCTTCGGGTGTACTTCCAACTTGTTTTCAGCTCCAAAAACGTCATGTTCCCGTCAATGTTGATTGTtcgtgtaaagcccgcttagttaatttggaaattagcagttatttttgttaatcaggaaattatttatagccatttaaataatttatcattgttatttacgaaattcagatatgcataattatgtcatcagcagtttttatatttcgtatttccggtgtccggtattttggaacgcggcgtttggctcagtagaaatcacaacttagtatgttagtattttggggacgggttttagacattgggaatgtcgggaatggccgggaatttagaatgtcccaaaaatacccctttagtatgattttagtgattttatggtggaggggcaaaatggtctttttgccccattagtattttgtcttttatgactttatgaaatggaaaataattaattaattaagtgattaattggctgaaataaataaGTGTATGTGTTATATGTTGTTTTcccttttttatcaaaaaaatctttaagtgttgaaaagaaagaaaacatagAAAAACTCTCTTCCTttcctctctttttcggctgaatcAAGGGGTTCTAAGCTGGGATTTttggtggtgattcaagcttggatTGCAAGCTCTAGTAACCcttgttgaggtatttcttttaataattgttctaccttgttttcttgaggaaaatgtgtgaaaaagatgatgaaatgcatgttggattttatgttgttgttgctgctgtaatctgattattattttgagtttaagcatgttagtttagggttgttttgatgcttgattactaggttgaacatgctagaggtttatatgtgaaaatatgtgattttgagagaaaatgccatgtttggtttctgtgaattgctggatgtttctgtatgttttcagagatgattatgtgcttacttgagtagaattaaataggttaggatgcatgttaggtggttttgctcaagcttgagtttggaactcaaagcttgagctccaatggtgaattttgcatgtgtgatttctgggtaggtttgatgctctagaattgttatttgggacctattgagcaggtctggaaagtttgggatcaattgggttcgaattggtcaagttaggagatttttagtttgctgcctgcgaggaaccggaattccggttgagcatccggaattccggatggggtcctgaattttcccgagccggaattcggttgggcaaccggtctgccggttggggatttttcagaaccctagttttcctcgtttttgggtttttaggggtattgccatgctttttatcgatagggaaacttttagtttcaggttttagtccccgggaagtgatttagcgtgtcacttatagcgttgtgatttttatggtttaggagccgatgtccgtagttcggcttcagttccagtcaggttgaccggcacacctgaaatcggaatccaggtaagattagtataacagtatgcatatgtagattacatgtttagcgtgcatgtaggaagcctgttagattacattagttatgtatttaggcttcgaaccacccaaccctgtcacgtcggtacaggctggagtatgaccagcagccggagtatgaccggttcgaccgatcaggctgacactggttggtggttcagtgctattgacctatcccgtcggtacaggctggagtatgaccgacggcggagtatgaccggttcgaccgatcaggaggatacttgtcaatagtaccgtcccctgaacgttcaaaactcagtaccatgttggacatggcagtagtgctcagtaccatgttggacatggcagtagcgggactcagtatcgtgttggacacggcagtcagttttatgtatgatattattatgcttttcttactgagtctgtcgactcacagtttacgttcatgtgtaggtaaaggcaagtacatgggcgatggaccgtgaccgagcatttgagattgtacatgtcggggcggttaggcactggagcgtacgatcctcgggacagccgggctgagatttttgtaactgtcgttagacgactttcattttgatgtaaaagttgaacagttaaaaagtttgtaaatatttttataaatcgggatcccgagactttttgcaaaatggtttataagtttaatgaaaaagcaaaattttaattaatcacgtttttccataaacctcgttgattagcaacgagctgcacagtacgtttaaaaatcacgtaatacgcctaagatagttagggtgttacagttcgCTATGTAACTCTCATGCAAAAACCATTTAACATGCGTTGGTGGAGTGTGAAGCTGCTTGAAATCACAGAATGGTCGACGTCGGGGCTGGGGCTGCAACATTCAGCAACTGGTTGTTGGGGATCTTCGGCAGAGGGCACGAAGGTGAAATGGAAGAAGTGGTTGTGGTGAGTTGGGCTATTTGGCGCGCGCAAAATTAATTTATCTAGAAAAAGAAGAGTTGGTCTGCATCAAATATTGTTGCATCAGCTAGGAACATGCTTGATCTATATAAATTTGCTCAAGGAAGGAAGGGTCTTTTGTTGTCTCCGCTGCATGACGGGGGCAAAATCTTGAGCGTTGGATTGCACCTGAGTTAAACAAGATCAAAGTTAATGTTAATGGGGATTTGTTTGAACAAGAGGGGCGCTTTGGCATGGGTTGTGTAGCTCGGAATCGTCATGGTGCTATAGTTGAAGCATTCAAGAAGGGGAAGATTGGTTGTGTTCAACTCGAAATTGCTGAGATAATAGGCATTAAAGAAGCTTTGAGTTGGATTGCAACTCATTCGTGGAATAGAGTCATAATGGAAACAGATAGCTTGGTGTGTGTCCAAGCGATTCATAGCGGTATTTTTATGCCTTCACAGTTTGGTCTTATTATTCAAGATGTTCGAAATTTGCTTATGGCTCTATCTTTTGTtgatttgtgttttgtaaaacgatctgcaaataagTTGGCTCATTGCTTGACAAGAGACTCTTATTTCTCTACAGGTCGTATACTTCAGCTGGAGGACTGTTCATCTGAAGTGTGTTCTATTGTTTtgaacaaatttattaattattaaatcttataatttttattaaaaaataaaataaaaagataccctgtaaatgattaaaattgatATTCCAAAATATAATACAAGAATCTCTAGACATAAGTGTATGATCTGACAGAGAATGACAATTTTTATaatctatataatatataaatataatataattaatttatatattaaagctaatataatttttgtttaaagtaaacataaataatttttaattattttggtgaattttatttttatacatat from Cannabis sativa cultivar Pink pepper isolate KNU-18-1 chromosome 2, ASM2916894v1, whole genome shotgun sequence encodes:
- the LOC115719139 gene encoding auxin response factor 4 isoform X2, encoding MEIDLNHVVAEVEKNTLCNGDCEKGSSSCVCCLSSSTSSCSSNSSSAPVTSSIYLELWHACAGPLTSLPKKGNVVVYFPQGHLEQVAPFSSLDLPTFDLKPQIFCKVINVQLLANKENDEVYTHVTLLPQPELVGVKQEGKEVEELGGDEGIAGSPTKSTPHMFCKTLTASDTSTHGGFSVPRRAAEDCFPPLDYKQRRPSQELVAKDLHGVEWRFRHIYRGQPRRHLLTTGWSIFVNQKNLVSGDAVLFLRGENGELRLGIRRSVRPRNGLPDSIVRNQNSYPNVLSLVANAVSTKSMFHVFYSPRATHAEFVIPYQKFVKSVTNPVAIGTRFKTRFDMEDSPERRCSGVVTGICDLDPYRWANSKWRCLMVRWDEDIGNSHQERISPWEIDPSVSLPPLSIQSSPRLKKMRTSLQSNPPSNPLIGGAGFLDFEESVRSSKVLQGQENIGFVSPFYGRDTVNHPLDFEMHSSAHQSLAALNTTKKSTMNEFMRTQPTTYTGFAESSRFPKVLQGQEICQLRSLTGKSNFNLGAWGNSSLGSCTSFNSYQAAKPNFYSMASEPLQTTYFPFGDIRRAGSNPSIRSNVTTFPRENVNISPYTIQTGIVRNEVGIPNTPNELKPQESNSALPLPTLETNLRNPKDDSFGGSVSSCKLFGFSLTGETTTPNSQSSNKRSCTKVHKQGSLVGRAIDLSKLNGYGELLSELEWLFNMEGLLKDPDKGWRILYTDSENDVMVVGDDPWHEFCNVVSKIHIHTREEVEKMSFGVTSDDQSCLEQAPVSKSSSVGQPDSSPTVIRV
- the LOC115719139 gene encoding auxin response factor 4 isoform X1; this translates as MEIDLNHVVAEVEKNTLCNGDCEKGSSSCVCCLSSSTSSCSSNSSSAPVTSSIYLELWHACAGPLTSLPKKGNVVVYFPQGHLEQVAPFSSLDLPTFDLKPQIFCKVINVQLLANKENDEVYTHVTLLPQPELVGVKQEGKEVEELGGDEGIAGSPTKSTPHMFCKTLTASDTSTHGGFSVPRRAAEDCFPPLDYKQRRPSQELVAKDLHGVEWRFRHIYRGQPRRHLLTTGWSIFVNQKNLVSGDAVLFLRGENGELRLGIRRSVRPRNGLPDSIVRNQNSYPNVLSLVANAVSTKSMFHVFYSPRATHAEFVIPYQKFVKSVTNPVAIGTRFKTRFDMEDSPERRCSGVVTGICDLDPYRWANSKWRCLMVRWDEDIGNSHQERISPWEIDPSVSLPPLSIQSSPRLKKMRTSLQSNPPSNPLIVGGAGFLDFEESVRSSKVLQGQENIGFVSPFYGRDTVNHPLDFEMHSSAHQSLAALNTTKKSTMNEFMRTQPTTYTGFAESSRFPKVLQGQEICQLRSLTGKSNFNLGAWGNSSLGSCTSFNSYQAAKPNFYSMASEPLQTTYFPFGDIRRAGSNPSIRSNVTTFPRENVNISPYTIQTGIVRNEVGIPNTPNELKPQESNSALPLPTLETNLRNPKDDSFGGSVSSCKLFGFSLTGETTTPNSQSSNKRSCTKVHKQGSLVGRAIDLSKLNGYGELLSELEWLFNMEGLLKDPDKGWRILYTDSENDVMVVGDDPWHEFCNVVSKIHIHTREEVEKMSFGVTSDDQSCLEQAPVSKSSSVGQPDSSPTVIRV